One Verrucomicrobiales bacterium genomic window carries:
- a CDS encoding aminotransferase class V-fold PLP-dependent enzyme, with translation MLTDQRRRQDFPALESMTYLNTAAESIPPQCVGEAIQQYWQDKQLGMKGRDFHFAQVEACREISARSIGLGLNEVSFCSCSSEAYNLLASALRLQPGDEVVVTDIDFPAGTTPWLRSSHHPALQLWKSEAGALKLAGLLPLLNERTRLVQVSLISFYNGFRIDWAPVRDAVRRLAPNAVLAVDVTQALGRVTLDCADADILISSTHKWTLGIHGGCIVGIPQKQAARLTTTAGGWYHLTNAFEADRFERADSKSGAASFSVGMPNFVSLYALNAALRYLDRVGIPAISAHADPLVAQTHAGLVELGLSPMAPHQAHLPTGIVAFRHPETPALHAALTAEQIHVMHHAGRIRIALHGYNTEDDVTRLLSVLKKALT, from the coding sequence ATGCTCACCGATCAACGCCGCCGACAGGATTTCCCAGCGCTGGAATCCATGACCTATCTCAACACTGCCGCGGAAAGCATTCCGCCTCAGTGCGTCGGCGAAGCCATTCAACAATACTGGCAGGACAAGCAGCTCGGCATGAAAGGACGCGACTTCCATTTCGCCCAGGTGGAAGCCTGCCGTGAGATCAGCGCGCGCTCGATCGGGCTGGGGCTCAACGAGGTATCGTTCTGTTCCTGTAGCTCGGAAGCATACAATCTACTCGCCAGCGCCCTCCGCCTGCAACCAGGTGACGAGGTAGTCGTGACCGATATCGATTTTCCAGCGGGGACCACTCCATGGCTGAGGTCCAGCCACCACCCAGCGCTGCAACTTTGGAAGTCAGAAGCCGGCGCTCTGAAACTCGCCGGTCTGCTTCCTTTACTCAACGAGCGCACCCGTCTCGTCCAGGTGTCCCTAATCAGTTTCTACAACGGATTTCGGATCGACTGGGCACCCGTCCGCGACGCCGTCCGACGTCTGGCACCCAATGCGGTCTTGGCCGTTGACGTGACTCAGGCGCTAGGCCGTGTCACCCTGGACTGCGCCGACGCCGACATCCTCATCTCCAGCACCCACAAGTGGACCCTCGGCATTCACGGCGGATGCATCGTCGGAATCCCTCAGAAACAAGCTGCCCGGCTGACCACCACCGCCGGAGGGTGGTATCATTTGACGAACGCCTTTGAGGCCGATCGCTTCGAGCGAGCCGACTCGAAATCCGGTGCCGCCAGTTTCTCCGTGGGCATGCCAAATTTCGTATCGCTCTATGCCCTCAACGCCGCCTTGCGCTACCTTGACCGAGTGGGGATACCCGCCATCTCTGCCCATGCCGATCCCTTGGTAGCGCAAACCCATGCGGGACTGGTTGAACTCGGCCTGTCCCCCATGGCTCCGCATCAAGCCCATCTCCCCACCGGGATCGTGGCATTCAGGCACCCAGAAACACCGGCTCTGCATGCCGCGCTGACGGCGGAACAGATCCACGTCATGCACCATGCGGGGCGAATCCGAATCGCGTTGCACGGCTACAATACCGAGGACGACGTGACCCGGCTGCTTTCAGTCCTCAAAAAGGCACTAACTTAG
- a CDS encoding amidohydrolase — MNSDLIQTSFAKSSCSRRKFLQGATLGLAAGLSGCMTSRSQPLKGWIDSHVHVWTPDLASYPIQAPFRPADLVPPSFTPEQLLAFTRPNGVGRVVLIQMSFYRFDNRYLLDSMRRYPGVFSGVGVVDEAAVGLAGVVRDLSGQGVRGFRIHPDRREVGSWLGTEGMATLWRMCADLGLAVCPLIGPDALPFIDQMCVRFPRTRVVIDHFARIGVDGQIRQESLDVLCRLARHRNVSIKTSAFYALGKKSSPYLDLAPMIRQVRDAFGARRLMWGSDCPYQVDPGHNYTDSIALIRDRLDFLTLEDRDWMLRGTAEKVFFS; from the coding sequence ATGAATTCGGACCTTATTCAAACTTCTTTTGCTAAGTCCAGCTGCTCACGGCGGAAGTTTCTCCAGGGAGCAACGCTCGGCCTCGCGGCGGGTCTCTCGGGATGCATGACTTCGCGGTCTCAGCCTCTCAAGGGTTGGATCGATTCCCACGTCCACGTTTGGACTCCCGATCTCGCTTCGTATCCGATTCAAGCTCCGTTTCGGCCTGCCGATCTGGTTCCACCGAGCTTTACGCCTGAACAACTGCTGGCGTTTACGAGGCCGAACGGGGTAGGCCGGGTGGTGCTCATCCAGATGAGTTTCTACCGATTCGACAACCGTTATCTGTTGGACTCCATGCGACGCTATCCCGGTGTATTCTCCGGGGTGGGCGTTGTCGATGAGGCGGCCGTTGGCCTCGCCGGAGTGGTGCGCGACCTGTCGGGGCAGGGGGTGCGAGGGTTTCGGATTCACCCTGATCGGCGTGAGGTGGGGTCGTGGTTGGGCACGGAGGGGATGGCGACGCTTTGGCGGATGTGTGCGGATCTGGGGTTGGCGGTTTGCCCCTTGATCGGTCCCGACGCTCTGCCATTCATTGACCAGATGTGCGTTCGGTTTCCGCGCACGCGCGTGGTGATCGATCACTTTGCACGCATAGGTGTGGATGGACAGATTCGTCAGGAGTCACTCGACGTCCTGTGTCGCTTGGCTCGACACCGTAATGTCTCCATCAAGACCTCCGCGTTCTATGCTCTGGGCAAAAAGAGTTCCCCCTATCTGGATTTGGCGCCGATGATCCGCCAGGTGCGGGATGCTTTCGGTGCCCGGCGTTTGATGTGGGGGAGCGATTGCCCGTATCAGGTGGATCCTGGGCACAATTACACCGATTCCATCGCGCTCATACGGGATCGGTTGGATTTTCTGACCTTGGAGGATCGCGATTGGATGCTGCGGGGAACCGCGGAGAAGGTTTTCTTCAGCTGA
- a CDS encoding alpha/beta hydrolase has protein sequence MSYSKKSIVSSFVLSLLVLLSSADAQDRAFTRTEDILYGRAFGTALTLDLFRPEQPNGLGVIYVVSGGWYSAHEFISSKVLQPLLNHGYTVFAVVHGSNPRFQIPEIVEQMERSVRFVRANAAKYGVDPDRLGIAGGSAGGHLSLMLATRGGPGKPDAKDPVDRLSSAVQAAACFFPPTDFLNYGKPGESAVGEGILKDYKSAFGNVPVEVEAKRKFAESISPVYSVRAGIPPIFIIHGDADKLVPIQQAQVFLEKVKSVGGVGKLDTRAGQQHGWNRWESDVGLFAAWFDEHLKPARKP, from the coding sequence ATGTCCTACTCAAAAAAGTCGATCGTCTCGTCGTTCGTCTTGAGCCTGCTTGTTCTTCTTTCATCGGCCGACGCGCAGGACCGGGCATTCACTCGCACGGAAGATATTCTCTACGGGCGCGCCTTTGGCACCGCCTTGACCCTTGACCTCTTTCGGCCGGAGCAACCCAATGGACTAGGCGTGATTTATGTGGTGAGCGGCGGTTGGTATTCCGCTCATGAGTTTATCTCGAGCAAGGTCCTCCAGCCCTTGCTCAACCACGGGTATACCGTTTTCGCGGTTGTGCATGGCTCCAATCCGCGTTTTCAGATTCCTGAGATCGTGGAGCAGATGGAGCGGTCGGTTCGCTTTGTCCGTGCCAACGCGGCCAAGTATGGAGTGGATCCCGACCGTCTCGGGATCGCGGGTGGCAGCGCGGGAGGTCATCTCTCTCTCATGCTCGCCACGCGTGGCGGACCGGGTAAGCCGGATGCCAAGGATCCCGTCGATCGCCTCAGCAGCGCTGTGCAGGCTGCCGCTTGCTTTTTTCCTCCGACCGACTTCCTCAATTACGGAAAGCCGGGTGAGAGTGCAGTGGGAGAGGGAATTCTTAAGGACTACAAAAGCGCCTTCGGAAACGTGCCCGTCGAGGTTGAGGCGAAACGAAAGTTCGCCGAAAGTATCTCTCCCGTCTATTCGGTGAGGGCGGGGATTCCACCGATTTTTATCATCCACGGCGATGCTGATAAGCTGGTGCCGATCCAGCAGGCTCAGGTGTTTCTGGAGAAAGTGAAATCCGTCGGCGGAGTGGGCAAGCTCGACACTCGTGCTGGTCAGCAGCACGGCTGGAATCGGTGGGAGTCGGATGTTGGGCTCTTCGCCGCCTGGTTTGATGAGCACCTCAAGCCCGCTCGGAAGCCGTGA